In Deltaproteobacteria bacterium, a single genomic region encodes these proteins:
- a CDS encoding DUF3568 family protein produces the protein MFKKQLIAILLIGLYLLISGCAPLLVAGGAGAGAGGVIWYKGELRDTLNASVPHARLAAITSLKDLNLSILEEKKDNLVVKIKSQFADGKKIWISLESVSKSTTKIKIRVGTFGNEYRSRRILELTKKHL, from the coding sequence ATGTTCAAAAAGCAGTTAATTGCGATTTTGCTTATTGGATTATATTTGTTGATTTCCGGTTGTGCACCGCTCCTCGTGGCTGGTGGTGCTGGTGCAGGTGCTGGTGGAGTAATCTGGTACAAAGGTGAATTGAGAGATACATTAAATGCATCGGTGCCACATGCCAGATTAGCTGCAATCACAAGTTTAAAAGATTTAAACTTATCTATCTTAGAGGAAAAGAAAGACAATTTGGTTGTAAAGATTAAATCACAATTTGCAGATGGTAAGAAAATATGGATAAGTCTTGAATCAGTAAGTAAATCTACAACAAAAATTAAGATTCGGGTAGGCACATTTGGAAATGAATACAGATCTCGCCGTATCTTGGAGTTGACTAAAAAACATCTTTAA
- a CDS encoding DNA-binding protein, which produces MEYKKYGNILGIRLRPEEKIVESLSKIFHEQKIEGGCIVSAVASLNEIILRNVKSFKQFPITDANRSFKKICGPLELLSLHGNISTAEKRTVVHLHASVSDGSSRMLGGHLIEATVLSTAEIFISLTERIERKLDARTGVLELSFT; this is translated from the coding sequence ATGGAGTATAAGAAATACGGTAATATCTTAGGGATAAGATTAAGACCTGAGGAAAAGATAGTTGAATCGTTGAGCAAGATATTTCATGAACAGAAAATAGAAGGTGGATGTATTGTAAGTGCTGTTGCCAGTCTGAATGAAATAATTTTGAGGAATGTGAAGAGTTTTAAGCAGTTTCCCATTACGGATGCAAATAGAAGTTTTAAAAAAATTTGCGGTCCATTAGAACTTCTAAGTCTGCATGGAAATATCAGCACTGCCGAGAAAAGAACAGTTGTCCATCTACATGCCAGTGTTTCTGATGGTTCATCAAGAATGTTGGGAGGGCATCTTATAGAAGCAACAGTTTTGTCCACTGCGGAGATTTTCATTTCCCTAACTGAAAGGATAGAAAGAAAATTAGATGCGCGGACAGGAGTTTTGGAGCTTAGCTTTACTTAA